TGGCCGGAAGCTGAGGCGTGTCCCCGTTGCGTGCAGCGGCGGCTCGCCGGGCAGGTCGCTCGGCGGCATGGCGACTTGCCTGCCCTCCGGCCGTCCGGGCGTTACAGTGGCGCCCCATGACACCCGATTTCCGCCTGGTCCCCGCCCTGCCCGAGCACGTGGACGTGTGGATGGCCATGCGAGATGAGCCCGTCTCGCGTGCCCTGATGCCGCTGGAGCCCGCCACGCGCGAGTCGCTGCTCGAGCGCCTCCGCTCGTCGACCAGCGACCTGTCCGACCCGAAGGCCACGAGCTTCCGGTGGATGGTGGAGCTCGACGGACGCATCATCGGCACGGTGGCCGCGCGGGAGCTGTCGCGCTTCCAGGGGCGGGTGGAGATCGGCTACATGCTCTCGAGCGCGTACCACGGCCGGGGCATCGGCACGCGGGCGGTGGCCAGGGTGCTGGAGCGCCTCTTCGAGTGGCCCTTCCTCCACCGCGTCTGGCTCACCACGGCGGCGGACAACCTCGCCTCGCAGGGCGTGGCGCGGAAGCTGGGTTTCAAACTGGAGGGCGTGATGCGCGAGCACTACCTCATTGACGGCAAGCGCAAGGACCAGCAGGTGTGGGGATTGCTGCGTTCGGAGTGGGAACAGGCCTCGAGCAGGAGGGTGATGTGACGGCACTGTGGGGTGGCATCGAAGCGGGAGGGACGAAGTTCGTGTGCGCGGTGGGGACGGGACCGGACGACATCCGGGCCGAGGTGCGCATCCCCACCACGACGCCCGAGGCGACGGTCGGTCAGGCCCTGGCGTTCTTCCAGGCGCAGACGCGCGAGCGGGGCCCCCTGGCCGCCATCGGCATCGCGTCCTTCGGTCCGGTGGACCTCCACCCGGACTCACCGACGTACGGCTTCATCACCTCCACGCCCAAGCCGGGCTGGAGGAACGCGGACGTGGCCGGACCGTTCCGGCGCGCCCTGAACGTCCCGGTCGGCTTCGACACCGACGTGAATGGCGCGGCGCTCGGAGAGAACCGCTGGGGCGCGGCCCGGGGGCTCGACACGTTCGTCTACCTGACGATCGGCACCGGCATCGGCGGGGGCGGGCTGATCAACGGCCGGTTGATGCGCGGCCTCCTCCATCCGGAGATGGGCCACTTCCGCCTGCCTCACGACCTCCAGGCGGATCCCTTCCCCGGGGGCTGTCCCTTCCACGGCGACTGCTTCGAGGGGCTGGCGTCCGGCCCGGCCCTGGAGAAGCGCTGGGGCCAGCGCGCGGAGACCCTGCCGGCCGAGCATCCCGCCTGGGCGCTCGAGGCGCACTACATCGCGCTCGCCCTGATGAACTACATCTGCACGCTCTCGCCCCAGCGCCTCATCGTCGGCGGAGGGGTGATGGCGCAGCGGCACCTCTTCCCACTGGTGCGCTCCGAGGTGGTGCGACTGCTCAACGGCTACATCCAGTCGCCCGCCATCCTCGAGCACATCGACGCGTACATCGTCCCGCCCGGCTTGGGAGATCGCGCCGGGGTGCTGGGCGCCCTCGCCCTGGCCCGCGAGGCCAGGTAGGAGGGCGCGCCAGCGGTGGACCTCAGGGCGTGAGCTGCGCCGAGGCGCAAGCGCTCGCGTAGGAGCCCTCGCAGATCTGCGCGGTCGTCCAGAACCCGTCGGCGACGACGGTGCTCTTCACGTTGTCCTTCGTGACGACCTGCGCGGGCAGGAGGATGGAGGGCACGTCCTTGGCGCCGTTGTTCACCTTGCCGTTCACCCGGCCGGGGGGCAGGGGGTTGCCGCGCGCCAGCGCCACGGCGACCTCGGCGGCGATCTCCCCCTCCGCCTTGATGGCCTTGTAGACGGTCATGAACTGCTCACCCGAGAGGATGCGCTGGATGGCGGCCAGCTCGGCGTCCTGCCCGGTGACGGGCGGGAGCGGCGACACACCGGCCGCCTTCATCGCGGCGATGGCACCACCGGCCGTGCCGTCGTTGGCCGCGTACACGCCGACGATCTTGTCCTTGCCGAGCGAGGTGATGGCCTGCTCCATCTGCTGCTGGGCCTTGTCCGGGCTCCAGTCCGGGGTGTCGTACTCGGCACCCACCTGCAGGCCGCTGCCGTCGAGCACCGAGTGCGCGCCCGCCTTGAAGAGCTTGGCGTTGTTGTCGGTGGGCGAGCCGTTGATGATGACGATGGAGCCGCTGCCCTTGCCATCCGCCTTGAGCTTGTCGAGCAGCGCCTGGGCCTGGAGCTTGCCCACCTTCTCGTTGTCGAAGGAGATGTAGTAGTCCACGTCCGCGTTGAGGATGAGGCGCTCGTAGCTGAGGACGGGCACCTTGGACTGCCGGGCGCGCGTCACGATGGCGGCGGCCGAGGCCGAGTCCACGGGGTCCAACACCAGCACCTTGGCCCCGTTGGTCAGCGCCGCCTCGGCCTGGTTCTGCTGCTTGGAGGCGTCCTGGTCCGCGTTGCTGTAGAGAATCTCACAGTTCGCGCACAGCTCCTTCACCTTGCGCTCGAAGTGCGGACGGTCATGGGTCTCGTAGCGGGCGGTCTTCGACTCCGGCAGCAGCAGGGCGATCTTCACGCCCGAGGCGGCTCCACCCGCCGGGGGGGCCTCGGGGCCCTTGGCCTCCGTGCTGTCACGCTTGCAGGCCGGCGCGAGGAACATCAGCGCGGCGAGCACACCCACGGTGCGAATCCGAGACGTCGAACGCATGACCACCCGTCCTTCTCCAATGAGACGGTCCCTTCATGAGACCGGGGTGCATCCTGTGTTTCTCCCGGGGGCCGCCACAAGTTTCTCTTCTTCCGGAGTGGACACTCCTCACTTCGCCGAGGTGAACACGGCTCCCATGGCGGCGCCGACCAGTCCCTGGAAGGGCCCGAGGAAGAGGCTGCTCTTGGTCAGGTAGCCGATGATGCTCTCGGAGCCCTGCAGCTGCCTGAGCAGGGGCATGGCGAACAGGACGACGTTCACCACGAAGAGGTAGGAGACGGAGAGCCAGAAGGCCAGACGGAAGTAGTAACGCTCGACGGTCTGCTCCTGGGAATGGGGCTTGCGTGCCTCCTTGGCCACGACGCCGGTCACCAGGAGCAGGGTCGGCATCAAGGTGGGCAGGAACCAGCCCCATACCTCGTTCGGGCTCTGCCCATGACCTTCGTAGAAGCTCGTGAGCGTCTGGATGATCAGCACGAGGAAGGCGGGGGCCGCGCCCATGTACCAGACGAGGAGCAGGCGGCGTTGGCAGCGGGTGAGGCTCATCCTGCGTCCGGAGCGCCGCTGCTCGGGGAGAGAGGGGAAGGGGGTACTGCCGTGGGTGGTCGAGGCGGTGCTGCTCATGGTGCACCTTGGAGCGCGTTGGTGATTCCCGCGGCCTTCAGGTGTTCCAACGCCGTGAGTGCACTGGGTTTGACGAGGTTCGCCTGGGCCGAGGTGGAGGGCTTCTCGAACTCATAGATAAGCACCTGCGCTTTGTGATTCGACGTATAGGGTTGCGCTCCCGTGGTGCGATCCAGGACGAGCGAGCCCGAGGACAACCAGGCCATGGCCTTCTCGCGCTCGGCTGGCTCTCCGAGGGACACGGTGGCGCTGGTGACCAGGAAGACGATGAGCCGGAACCGGCCCTCGGGCGCCACGAACAGGCCGCGCAGATAGTCCCTCAGGCTGCGAATCCTCGCGGGTTTGAGCCTGTCCCCCCATCGATCGGGAGGAGGAACGGGGGTTCCGTCCTCCCGGATGTGCTCGAGCTGGGTGACGAGCGCGAAGCCCTGGGGAACCCGGAACCAGGCCATCTCGACGTACCCCTGGGCCTGGAGGGCCTTCGAGAGGTGATCGGCGACCTGCCCGAGCGTGCTCTCCGGGGTGGGCGATGGCAGGAGGTTGCCTGGAATGACGGTGGAGGTGCTGGGGGCGGGTGGGGGCCAGGGAAACTCCGGGCTGGCGTCGGTGGCTCCGTTGGCCTTCTTGGCTGCCCGCCGTGGCGTTTTCTTCCCAGACGTGCCGCCTTGAGACTCGGCGGTGTCCCCGGTCCCTCCCGTCTCTTCCGAGACGTCGGCGCTCCTCTGCTCCGTGCGCTCATCCGGCGGGAGCTCCCCCTCCGGCGCCGTGTGCGACGGGGGTTCCCCGGAATCGCGAGGCTCGGGCTGCCGCGAGCGGGGGCAGGCGACCAACAGCAGGAGCATGAGGAGGGGCAGTGCATGGCGCATGCACCGATTTCTCCTGCTCGTCAGGGGAAACGTCACGTCGGGGCCCGGGCACCCGTTCCGGAGCCGACGTTTCATCTGGACTGTGTTCGAGAGGAGGCCGACCGCTCGTACCCTGGCCCGCCACTCCACACAGGAGCCGTGACTTTCGGTTTCCGGATGCGCGTTGAAGTCCTGGGCGAGCTAAAACGGGGGCGCTGGGTCTCCGTCGCTCACTTCGCCCCGCTTGCTCACATGGCCCGCTCCATCGAATCCGACGTCGAGGCGATCTCCCGGTTGGAGGCCGTCCCCACCATCCTGCGGGTCGTGACGGAGACGACGGGCCTTCGCTTCTCGCTCGTCGCGCGCGTCACCCGGGACACCTGGACCGCGTGCGCGGTGCACGATGAGATCGCCTTTGGCTTGAAGCCCGGCGACAGCCTCGAGGTCGCGACCACGCTGTGCAGCGAGGTTCGCGACTCCCTCACCCCCATCATCATCAACCACGCCAGCCAGGATCCTCATTACCGCGACCATCGGACTCCCAAGATGTACCGCTTCGAGAGCTACATCGCGGTGCCCATCTTCCTGAAGAACGGGGCGTACTTCGGGAACGTCTGTGCGCTCGATCCGCTGCCCGCGAAGCTCACGGAACCGAGAATCCTGGCGATGATGAAGCTCTTCGCGGACCTCATCGCCCACCAGCTCGACGCGGAGGAACGCCAGAGCGCGACGCGCGAGCAGCTGCTGAGCGAGCAGCAGACCGCGGAGCTGCGCGAACAGTTCATCGCCGTGCTCGGCCATGACCTGCGCAATCCGCTCTCCTCCGTGACCCTGGGCGCGGACACGCTGCTGCGCGCTCAGCTCTCCGAGCGGGAGCACAAGGTCGTCCGGCGGATCCGCGAGAGCAGCCGGCGCATGTCGAGGCTCGTCGACGACGTGATGGACTTCGCCCGGGCGAAGCTGGGAGGTGGAATCAGCCTCTCGATGTCACCCGTGGACGACCTGGCGGTCTCGCTCCGGCACATCGTCTCCGAGCTGGAGAGCGCGCACCCCGAACGCACCATCCGGTTCGTCGCCGACGAGTGCATGGGAGTCCTCTGCGACTGTGAGCGCGTGGGCCAGCTGCTGTCGAACCTGGTGGCGAACGCGCTCGAGCACGGCGAGCCCGGCGAGCCCGTGGACGTCTGGCTGCGGCGCACGGAGGACGGCGTGGTGCTGACGGTCACCAACCGCGGCACGCCCATCCCTCCCGAGATGGTTCCGTTGCTCTTCCGCCCCTACCGGCGGGGGCCCGCCGGCCATCCGCGCACCGGCCTGGGGCTCGGGCTGTACATCGTGTCGGAGATCGCCCGAGCCCATGGCGGGACGATCGACGTGTCCTCATCGAGGGAGCAGGGGACGGCCTTCACGTTCACCCTGAAGTCGAGCGCGCGGAGCGAACACGCGCCGCGCAAGCTCAACGCCCTCTGACGAGGTCCGCCCCCTCCCCGAGGGGAGAGGGCGCTCGCGGGGCGACTACTTCTTCGCCTGCTCCATCACCTCGTGGGCCACCTTCACCACGTTGTCCACGGTGAAGCCGAACTTCTGCTGCAGGGCCTTGAGGGGCGCGGACGCGCCGAAGCTGCGCATGCCCACCACCGCGCCGCGCAGCCCCACCCAGCGCTCCCAGCCGAACGTCGCCGCCTTCTCCACCGCCACCCTCGCCCGCACCGACGACGGGAGCACCTGCTCGCGGTAGGCCTCGTCCTGCCGCTCGAACAGCTCCCACGAGGGCATGCTCACCACGCGCGTCTTCACGCCCTGGCCCTCGAGCTGCTCACGGGCTTGCAGGCACAGCGACACCTCGCTGCCCGTGCCGATGAGGATGACGTCGGGCGTGCCCTGGCTGTCCACCAGCACGTAGGCGCCCTTGGCCAGCCCCGAGGCCGGCGCGTACTTCGTCCGGTCCAGCGTCGGCACCGCCTGCCGCGTCAGCACCAGCACCACCGGCTCGTGCCGCAGCGGGGCGATGACCCGCCAGGCCTCCGTCACCTCGTTGGCGTCCGCCGGACGCAGCACGATGACGCCGGGAATGGCGCGCAGACTGGCCAGGTGCTCCACCGGCTGGTGCGTGGGGCCGTCCTCGCCCAGACCGATGGAGTCATGGGTGAAGATGTGGATGCTCGGCACCTCCATGATGGCCGACAGACGGATGGCGGGCCGCTCGTAGTCGCTGAAGATGAGGAAGGTGGCGCTGTAGGGGCGCACCTTGCACAGCGCCATGCCGTTGACGATGGAGCCCATGGCGTGCTCGCGCACACCGAAGTGGATGTTGCGCCCGGCGTGGTCCCCCGGCTTCATCGCCCCGGAAAAGGACAGGTACGTCTTGGTGGACGGGTTGAGGTCCGCCGAGCCACCCACCAGCCAGGGGTAGTTCTTCGCCAGCGCGTTGAGCACCTTGCCGCTCGTCTCGCGCGTGGCCGCGCCCTTGGCGTCCGCGGGGAACGTGGGCAGCTCCTTGTCCCAGCCCGCGGGCAGCTCGCGCCGCTGCATCCGCTGCAGGTGGTCCGCCAGCTCGGGGAACTGCTTCTGGTACTCGGCGAACTTCGCCTCCCACTCGGAGCGCAGACGCTTGCCGCGCTCGCCCACGCGCTGGGAGAAGCGCTCGCGCACGCCGTCGGGCACGAGGAACCTGGCGTCCTCGGGCCAGCCGTACTTGCGCTTGGCGCCCTTGAGCTCCTCCTCCCCCAGCGGCTCGCCATGGGCGCTGGCGCTGCCCTGCTTCTTGGGGGCGCCGTAGCCAATCTGGCTGCGCACGATGATGAGGGTGGGAAGGCCCCGGTCCTGCTTGAAGGTGCGGAAGGCCTGGGAGAGCGCGTCCAGGTCGTTGGCGTCGGCCACGTGGAGCACCCGCCAGCCGTAGGCCTCGAAGCGCTTGCCCACGTCCTCGGTGAAGGCCAGCTCGGTGCTGCCGTCGATGCTGATGTGGTTGCTGTCGTAGACCCAGCAGAGGTTGGGCAGCTTGAGGTGGCCGGCGAGGGAGGCGGCCTCGCTGGCCACGCCCTCCATCAGGTCGCCGTCACCGCAGATGGCCCAGACGTCGTAGTCGAAGAGCTCGAAGCCGGGGCGGTTGAAGTAGCCGGCGAGCCAGCGGGAGGCCATGGCCATGCCGACGGAGTTGGAGACGCCCTGGCCGAGGGGGCCGGTGGTGGTCTCCACGCCGCTGGTCCAGCGGTACTCGGGGTGACCGGGGGTGGAGCTGTCCAGCTGGCGGAACTTCTTGATGTCGTCCAGGGACACGGCCACCTCGTCCTCGACGGAGTAGGTCGAGGTGACGCGGCGCACGCCGGTCAGGTGGAGCAGGGAGTAGAGCAGCATGGAGGCGTGCCCGTTGGAGAGCACGAAGCGGTCGCGGTTGGGCCAGACGGGGCTGGTGGGGTCGTAGCGCAGCTCCTGCTGCCAGAGCTGGTAGGCGACGGGGGCGAGCGCCATGGGCGCGCCCGGGTGGCCCGAGTGGGCCTGTTCCACCGCGTCCATGGAGAGGGTGCGGATGGTGTTGATGCAAAGCCAGTCGGTCGGATCATGGATCATGTCTGGGATTCCTCAGTGCCGGGCGGGCCGAACCATGCCCGAAGAGGGGCGCGGACGCCGCAGCATTCGGCATGGGATGAGCGGGGGTGGACGGTGGGGGGAGTGGCCGGGTCGACAGAGCGGGGTGGGGAGGGTGTTGGTCGGACTGGCGGGAGGACCCCCTGAGTGGCATATGGTGCGCGCATGTCGATCGAGAAACCGTTGCTGGAGATGGTGCAGGCGGAGCTCCGGACCCGGCTGGGGCCCATGCACAAGGCCGTTGCACGCATGGGAGAGCGGCTGGATGTCATCGAGGAGCTGTCGGACATCGTCCTGCGGCTGGCACCGTTGGCCACGCGGATGCAGTCATTGCAGCTGGCGCTGCCGGGAATCGAGTTGCCGCCTGCGGGCCGAGGCCGTGGGGGAGGCAGGCCGCCGGCGGTAGCGGCGCTGGTGCCGGCGCCCCGGGGGAAGGTAGCGGCGGCGGTGGAGCCGGAGAGGAGGAGGGGCCGTCCGGTGGAGGCGGCGGGACGGCGGTGCGCGGTCATCGGGTGCAAGAGGCCGGCGCGTTCGAAGGGGTACTGCTCTGCGCACTACCAGAAGCTGAGGTTGCTGGTGAAGTCGAACCGGCGGCCGGCCAGCTGGGTGGACGACGCGGCGCCGCAGTCGGTGCAGGAAGTGGTGTTGCCGAGGGGCCGGGCTGCGTCGAAGGCATTGGCGGAGGCGGCGGCGCCGCAGAGGCAGGAGCCGCAGACGCCGCCGAAGCCGAAGGCCTGGGTGCGGAAGAAGGGTGGGCAGGAGCGGATCTCACTGCACTGAGGCACCCAACCCACCCCTCTCCCGCCGGGAGAGGGACGGGGTGAGGGTAACGCGAGCCCCGGGTTCCAGCCCGAGTCAATCCCCTCTCCCTCTGGGAGAGGGTCAGGGTGAGGGTCTGCCCATGGACGAGAGAAGCCCGCCTGCGGCACGAGCGGGTTGGGACGTGGACCCCTGCCCCGAGGAGTCGTTGACACACCGTGCCGGGAGTGATTTCCGGCGGGCATGAGCGATCAGTATCCGGTGACGGTGGCAGTGAAGCGCCCGGACGGGCGAGTGGAGCAGGTGCGAGTGGGGACGGCGACCCGGAATGGGGACGGGTTCACGCTGAAGCTGGGAGACATGACGATTGGAGCGACGCCGGACGCGGCGGCGGCGGCGCCGAGGAGGTCGGCCTCGTACGGAGGAGGCGGCGGAGGGGGAGGAGGCGGAGGAGGAGGTGGCGCGGCGGGAGAGATCTCGGTGTTCCCGAACTACGGGCGGAGCAAGGGCGGGCCCATCCGAGGCGCGAGCATGGGGGACCTGGAGTACTACGCGAACGGCGCGAGGCGCTCGCTGGGGGACCCGAGCAAGTCCCGCTGGCACGACCGGGAGCGGGCGTTGCTGGCGTCCATCGAGGCGGAGATCGCCCGGCAGCGCGGAGGCGAGGGCGGAGGAGGCGACGAGCCGCCGCCGCACGGGGACGACGACTACAGCGGCGGCGGGGGCAACGACGACGACAGTGGCATCCCGTTCTGAGCCGACTCAGGCGGCCGAAGCGGTTCCCGGCGCCTCACCGAGGGGCAGGTGGACGATGAAGGTCGTCCCCTGGCCCACGGAGCTGCGCACCTCGAGGCAGCCGTGGTGCGCGTCGACGATGCGGCGCACGATGGCGAGGCCGAGGCCGGTGCCGGCGGCCTTGGTGGTGTAGAAGGGCTCGAACATGCGGGCCATGACCTCGGGGGGGATGCCCGGGCCCGTGTCGGTGATGGTGAGCGAGGCCATGGTGCGGCCGCCGCACTGTTCGCGGCCCAGCTCCACGCGCAGCTCGCCGCCCTGGGGCATGGCCTGCAGGGCGTTGGTGAAGAGGTTGCTGAGGGCGAGGTGAAGCAGCTGCGGGTCCAGGAGCGTCTGGGGCAGCTGCGGGTCCAGCGCGCGTGTCACCCGCACCTGTCTGGCGCCGGGCTCCGAGCGCAGCGAGGACTCCAGAGCGCCTTCCACGACCGAGTCGAGTGCCTGGGGGAAGAGGCGGGGCTCGACGGGACGGGCGAAATCCAGCAGGCCGGTGACGAGGTGGTCCAGCCGGGCGATCTCCTCGCTCATGACGCCGAGCAGCTCCCAGGCGGTGCTGTTCTCCTCGGGGGTGGCCATGCGGGTGAGGGCGGCGACGGAGTTGGAGATGGCGGCCAGGGGGTTGCGCACCTCGTGGGCGACGCTGGCGGACAGCTCGCCGAGGGCGGCCATGCGCTCGCGGTGCACGAGGGCCCGCTGGGCGTGGGCCAGCTCCTCCAGGGACAGGTGGAGCTCGCGGTTGAGGTGGGTGGCCTTCTCCTGGGCGGCGCGGCGCTCGCGCAGGGCGGCGGCGAGCAGCAGCCCCGAGACGCCCATGGCGGCCAGGAAGGTCTGGAGGAAGACGACGCTGCGGGTGGTGGAGTGGGGCGACACGAGCGCCGGGGAGAAGGGCCCGTTGCCGGCGAGGGTATGCAGGAGGGACAGGCCGGCGAGGATGGCGAGGGCGGCCGTGGTGCCCCGGGCCTCGAAGCGAAGGGCGGCCCAGAGGATGAAGGGGAAGGCGAGGTAGGTGACGGGGTGGTAGTCGCTGGAGTCGAAGGGGGCCCAGGAGAAGACGAGCTGCACGGTGAGGCCCAGCAGCAGCAGCAGCGCCACCAGCTCCGCCTGGCGCGCGCGGCTCCAGCCGTCGAGTCCGCGCGTGGCCCAGGTGAGCAGCGCGGGTGTCACCAGCAGCACGCCCATGGAATCGCCGACGAAGAAGACCCACCACTGACTCTTCCAGGCCGACCAGGGAATCTTCCCCAGCGACGCCAGCAGGGGGACGTTCCAGGAGGCGCTGAGCAGGGTGGTCAGCAGGGCGGCTCCCAGCAGCGCGAGCACGTCCCGCACCCGCTCCAGGGTGGGGCGGATGCCGACGTAGCGGCGCAGGAGGAAGGCCCCGAGGAGCGCCTCCAGGAGGTTGCCGGTGGAGAGGACGAAGGAGGAGAGGTGGGGCAGGCGCCCCGGCGTATAGGCGAAGGGCTCCACGATGATGGCCACCAGCAGGAGCGCGGGCCAGGAGCGGAAGCGCGACAGCAGGAGGGCGGCGAGCGCCACGCCACTGGAGG
This is a stretch of genomic DNA from Archangium violaceum. It encodes these proteins:
- a CDS encoding ROK family protein, whose amino-acid sequence is MTALWGGIEAGGTKFVCAVGTGPDDIRAEVRIPTTTPEATVGQALAFFQAQTRERGPLAAIGIASFGPVDLHPDSPTYGFITSTPKPGWRNADVAGPFRRALNVPVGFDTDVNGAALGENRWGAARGLDTFVYLTIGTGIGGGGLINGRLMRGLLHPEMGHFRLPHDLQADPFPGGCPFHGDCFEGLASGPALEKRWGQRAETLPAEHPAWALEAHYIALALMNYICTLSPQRLIVGGGVMAQRHLFPLVRSEVVRLLNGYIQSPAILEHIDAYIVPPGLGDRAGVLGALALAREAR
- a CDS encoding ABC transporter substrate-binding protein, with translation MRSTSRIRTVGVLAALMFLAPACKRDSTEAKGPEAPPAGGAASGVKIALLLPESKTARYETHDRPHFERKVKELCANCEILYSNADQDASKQQNQAEAALTNGAKVLVLDPVDSASAAAIVTRARQSKVPVLSYERLILNADVDYYISFDNEKVGKLQAQALLDKLKADGKGSGSIVIINGSPTDNNAKLFKAGAHSVLDGSGLQVGAEYDTPDWSPDKAQQQMEQAITSLGKDKIVGVYAANDGTAGGAIAAMKAAGVSPLPPVTGQDAELAAIQRILSGEQFMTVYKAIKAEGEIAAEVAVALARGNPLPPGRVNGKVNNGAKDVPSILLPAQVVTKDNVKSTVVADGFWTTAQICEGSYASACASAQLTP
- a CDS encoding GAF domain-containing sensor histidine kinase; this translates as MARSIESDVEAISRLEAVPTILRVVTETTGLRFSLVARVTRDTWTACAVHDEIAFGLKPGDSLEVATTLCSEVRDSLTPIIINHASQDPHYRDHRTPKMYRFESYIAVPIFLKNGAYFGNVCALDPLPAKLTEPRILAMMKLFADLIAHQLDAEERQSATREQLLSEQQTAELREQFIAVLGHDLRNPLSSVTLGADTLLRAQLSEREHKVVRRIRESSRRMSRLVDDVMDFARAKLGGGISLSMSPVDDLAVSLRHIVSELESAHPERTIRFVADECMGVLCDCERVGQLLSNLVANALEHGEPGEPVDVWLRRTEDGVVLTVTNRGTPIPPEMVPLLFRPYRRGPAGHPRTGLGLGLYIVSEIARAHGGTIDVSSSREQGTAFTFTLKSSARSEHAPRKLNAL
- a CDS encoding MASE1 domain-containing protein — encoded protein: MPDTKHILQRWHPLARVGLFALVYFASTRLGMSIVPPDEHVSALWPSSGVALAALLLSRFRSWPALLLVAIIVEPFAYTPGRLPHLSSFVLSTGNLLEALLGAFLLRRYVGIRPTLERVRDVLALLGAALLTTLLSASWNVPLLASLGKIPWSAWKSQWWVFFVGDSMGVLLVTPALLTWATRGLDGWSRARQAELVALLLLLGLTVQLVFSWAPFDSSDYHPVTYLAFPFILWAALRFEARGTTAALAILAGLSLLHTLAGNGPFSPALVSPHSTTRSVVFLQTFLAAMGVSGLLLAAALRERRAAQEKATHLNRELHLSLEELAHAQRALVHRERMAALGELSASVAHEVRNPLAAISNSVAALTRMATPEENSTAWELLGVMSEEIARLDHLVTGLLDFARPVEPRLFPQALDSVVEGALESSLRSEPGARQVRVTRALDPQLPQTLLDPQLLHLALSNLFTNALQAMPQGGELRVELGREQCGGRTMASLTITDTGPGIPPEVMARMFEPFYTTKAAGTGLGLAIVRRIVDAHHGCLEVRSSVGQGTTFIVHLPLGEAPGTASAA
- the tkt gene encoding transketolase; protein product: MIHDPTDWLCINTIRTLSMDAVEQAHSGHPGAPMALAPVAYQLWQQELRYDPTSPVWPNRDRFVLSNGHASMLLYSLLHLTGVRRVTSTYSVEDEVAVSLDDIKKFRQLDSSTPGHPEYRWTSGVETTTGPLGQGVSNSVGMAMASRWLAGYFNRPGFELFDYDVWAICGDGDLMEGVASEAASLAGHLKLPNLCWVYDSNHISIDGSTELAFTEDVGKRFEAYGWRVLHVADANDLDALSQAFRTFKQDRGLPTLIIVRSQIGYGAPKKQGSASAHGEPLGEEELKGAKRKYGWPEDARFLVPDGVRERFSQRVGERGKRLRSEWEAKFAEYQKQFPELADHLQRMQRRELPAGWDKELPTFPADAKGAATRETSGKVLNALAKNYPWLVGGSADLNPSTKTYLSFSGAMKPGDHAGRNIHFGVREHAMGSIVNGMALCKVRPYSATFLIFSDYERPAIRLSAIMEVPSIHIFTHDSIGLGEDGPTHQPVEHLASLRAIPGVIVLRPADANEVTEAWRVIAPLRHEPVVLVLTRQAVPTLDRTKYAPASGLAKGAYVLVDSQGTPDVILIGTGSEVSLCLQAREQLEGQGVKTRVVSMPSWELFERQDEAYREQVLPSSVRARVAVEKAATFGWERWVGLRGAVVGMRSFGASAPLKALQQKFGFTVDNVVKVAHEVMEQAKK
- a CDS encoding GNAT family N-acetyltransferase codes for the protein MTPDFRLVPALPEHVDVWMAMRDEPVSRALMPLEPATRESLLERLRSSTSDLSDPKATSFRWMVELDGRIIGTVAARELSRFQGRVEIGYMLSSAYHGRGIGTRAVARVLERLFEWPFLHRVWLTTAADNLASQGVARKLGFKLEGVMREHYLIDGKRKDQQVWGLLRSEWEQASSRRVM